CGAACCTCCGGGGTTCGCAAGCAATGggatcgaggaggaggaggaaagtTGGTGAGGTCAAATCGGTCGAACCTAATCCCCGACCGGGCCGGGTCAGTTGATTGCTTCCCTTAACGAGCGAAGCGAACCAAAGCAAATGAAGCACCGCCAGCACGGGGCGGGGCCTCCCGGGCACGTTGCCGTGCAGAACAACGTCAAGTCGGACGTGAAACGCTTCTTGCACTCCAAAGGCTCGCTCAACCACCGCTGCTTCTCGACGAGACAGGCTCCCAGGCATCGCCAGCTCGGATCCCATCGCCCGACCGATCTCCTCTCTCCATCGCCACCTTTACCCCACGCACACACTTCAAATCACATTCAACACACAACCAGAGACAGAGCGGAGCGGGAGAAGAGGATCGATGGGATGGGAGCTTTGGGATATTCCTGTTCCTGCACAAATTACTACGGCGCGAGAAGGAGGCCGGCAGGCGAGACCGAATAATAAGCCTGTTTTGACGCCTGGGTTCGTTTGATCCACAGCGTCGTCCGTCCAGAAGTGTGAGGGTGAAAAGAGATGGATATGGTTACTAGTACGTGGCCGAGGCATCCAAAGATGGCAGTCAGGagcaagcaagaaaagaaagatccCTTTCGTTTCGTGAGGGCATTGGAACATGTACACGCACCTATCATTTCCATGGTGTCTTTTCTTTCGGGTCTCACCACCGGCCCGGCCGCCAGTGTCCGGTAGGGCCCTTCACAGTTGCACACCATGTCGCCGTCTCCATGCTGCTTTAAATCTGCACTGACAAGCTTCAGCTTATAGCCCTGCAGTGCCTAGCAGGCACTGTGACGACGGgagcatttcttttctttttttcctgtcCAACCTGAGCTGATTTGGGAAATGGAAAAGTGGAAAGACAGAGGCAGCATTTGTTGTAGTGGGAGGTTTGTTCTTGATGGATCAGAAATGTCTTGGACTCAGACATGGGTGCGAAGTTTAGATTCTGGACGGGTGGAATATTGTTGACCGGCGAGTTTTGCGAGTACCACTCCCGTTTTAGTGCTGCCTGTCGTGCACTATCCCAAAATGTACTTGGTCCTAAAAATACCAAAATTGGCAAATTAAGTTGTACTTGATCATAGTACTGTACGGTGGCTCAGTCCAGGCTCCAGTGTGGAGGCTTGCACGTTGGCATGGTCGCATTTTCTCTGTGTGCTGGGATGCATGGGCTAGTCTTTTTAATTTTACCTGATTACTACTGTTGCTCTTTTATCGCCATGTAATCCGTACATAACAAAAACTGTAAAGATGAGATCATCACGCGTGACTTTTCATGATATAAAAAGAAGATAGAGTAAAATAAGAATAGTGGACTTCAGATGATAAGAAAAGATAGGACACTGAGGTATGAAATGAGCGGAGTTCCTGCCGTCAAATTAACTGAAGAAATCGACACAGAGTATAACAGGACTCAGTTTGTGTACAAAAAATGATTCTCGACGAAATTAGGAAGGAACCGTACAATTGAGGAACCAAGACTATTGACCATAAACTTGCATGTCCGAAACGAAGCATACTCCGTACAATAATACGGACAAGCATGCATGAACGCATGGCCGTACGCTGCTCTAGCAAGGCAAATTTACTTTCAATGCAAGATCGACTACATCAGTACACACGCGGTACATACAGCACACCATCAGACCTGCATAACTCGGGAAGGAAATTTGTTTCATATACTACTAGCTCGCTGAATGCATTATAGTACTAACACGTCAAATTGATCATTGGAAAGAAGCTAATCAATCGATCGGCCGACGAGCCACGATTGCTCGTTTGGGTTTCCTGACACTACTGCGGTGTAGGAATTTTACATACCCAAGCTCCAAAGAGAAGTAAAATCGACAAAGATCATACAATTACCCATGCATGAGATAGCACATTAATTAACAAGGTAAATCAAGAGCTACGCGGGCATGATAGCAGCTAGGGAATGAAGAAAAGCAGAAAGCTAAACTAGGTAATTAAGGTAATCGATTCGCCGCCTCGCCGGTGCAGTGCTATCGAATCGATCTAGAaggacgtcggcggcggcggcctcgcctGCTGCCCCCATTGCCCGAACATGTCGTgcgtcggcgtcggctgcggcaCGGAAGCATACATCGGCGGATGCGCCACGGCGGTTCCCCCTCCGCTTCCCTGCTGCTCCAGCAGctgtgccgcgccgccgccctcggaCGACCCGGACAGCACGGCCCCGGCCTCCTCGGCGTCGGCCTGGGAAGCTTCGTCCAGGGGCAGCCGCTCGTAGGTGGCGTTCCCGAACGTGGCCGCGATCACCATGACGGGGCCCGACGCCAGCAGCTCCCCCATGACGCTGCCGCCCACCACCTGCCCCTGCCCGCCCGCCAGGTACACCGCCAGCCCCGTGGCGCCCgggggagccggcgccggcaggaaGGCGCCCGACAGGGACAGGATCTCGAACCGCCCCCGCAAGGCGACCGCGGGCGCGCCGTTGCCAGCCATCCCCGCGGGCTGCCTGAGCGTGACCCCGGtgacggcgccgctgccgctgagcACGGACACCCcgcgctgccggcgccgggagAAGGCCGCGATGGCCTCCACGATGTCGGCCCCGCTCGCGATCTCCAGCACGTGCGACCGCATCGCGTTCGGGCTCTCCCGCGTCACCACCACGGGCGGCTTCGGCTTGTTCTTCGACCCCGGCGGCCtcccccgcggccgccgccctgccgatcccccgcccccgccgccgctggcccccgagggaggcggcgacgcgtcgtcctgctgctgctcgtcgtTGTTGCTGCCCGCGGGGCCCGACGCGGCGACGTGCgtgtagccgccgccgccgccgtggtggtGCAGCGAGTGGCCGTCCATGCTCCCCATCTCTTCttcggccgccgcgccggccggccaccaGTCTGCCAGCCCTACTATCTTCGCGGCCGGAAGATAGATGGAGTAGATAGATAGATAACCCAAGCAGCTTCGCGAGGACCCAAGAGATAGATAAAAGCAGCCCCTGCAAATCCCGAACGCAaaagcagcggcagcgcccTGCAGTCTCTAGCTCTAGCCAGTGGGTAGTATGGTATGGAACGGAACCATGGGCGTTGCTCTCATcacctatttatttatttatgccGCTTTCTAGAATTCGCTTCGCTACCAGCAGTACCAGCAGTAATTCTCTCCTCTCCGCGAGTAGTCGTAGTCAGAGTACTCACTTTGCTTGTTCCTATTGCAAAATTTGTACTGCTAGTACGATATCTGGACCGCTCTTTggctccaaagtccaaaccgAAGCATATATGCACGGTACGGCCTGTGCCCAGTGGCGAATTAAGCTGCTACGGCCTACGGGTACTGATGGTACGTTGAACAGGCCAGGCCAGTGCGTGTGACCCCGCATGCATGTGTAATACGTTGCGCAGGTGGAGGTGCCTGGAGGGTGGGTGCTCGGGCGGCATGGCCATCTGGTCGTCGTCAGGTGGGCTTTGAAAACATGTCGTGAGAATAGACGAAACGAAACAGCTGCGCGTCGTGGATACACGGAGGAGTGCCCCGCGCGGCTAAAACACGTGCGCGTTTGGATGCAGACACATGACCCGACGGACGATTTCCTCTCGTCGGCCCCTGCAAAGTGATCCATGATCGATTACTGCTTTGATTCCGATGTCTACCAAGTTGCACGGCAAGTATGACTATTTTGGTTAACTGGAGTATGCTTTCTTTCGAAAGCGGGGGCAATTTTTCTCAAATCTATTTAGCCCATCTTCCGTAGGGCTCTCGGATCTGAGAGCAGGAATGAATCCCTGctaaaaaatattacatgtatctagatattttttaagaatagatatattttttttttgagaaaacacgGTACAGACGCAAGCAttcacacacacgcacacccatccctatgagcacctccgagagactgAGTCACCGGTcgatcatcttgagattgacgaagtcactaCATGCGcctcgtagttgacgggtacgtcactcccactGAAAACACAACGCCGGTTAAAGCCTGAAATAAATCCAGGAAATGCGAACACACATGCCAAATCTgggacttgaacctgggtgggctagttccaccacaaggaaccaactacctgagttaggctcagttcgtagatacatccatttttggtcaaatttgaaacaagaattatgaaacggagggagtagccaAACTATTACGGGTGCGAGCCAGGTCCCATTTgcaaatttagtcaaatactttctttgttccttttttttgcgggtgaaATACTTTCTCTGTTCCTTAATGTCTGTATATTCGGATTGTACTGAGTCAAACTTTGTCAATTTTCATTGGCTCCGTGGAAAAAAACCAATATATGCAACATCAAACTATTATCATTAATACTACTATTAAGCATATTTTATATTGCATTTGTTAAGTATTACTCTTTGAGATCCTAAATTCTCATCATGGTTTTAGTTCCAATTTGAACTAGAACCAtgcacaacaagaatttaggataagAGGGAGCACATATGTTAGTAGTTTTATATGCAAACTTGGTCAAAGGTGGCAAAGTTAGATTTAGGACAACCCAAAATGTACAGACatttagaaatggagggagtaatatcaAGCTTATAATGCACTTCACGTCGCAATTGGTTATTCTATGTCTTCCAAGTGTATGTTATACTTTCATAGAGTGATCACTTTGGCATATGATTGCACAAGATTTGTTAGGAGACCGCAATTTCGGTCTGTTAGGTGGAATATGCAAATAACAAATCATGGCAATTCACTGGCAGTATTGCGATTTATATCGTAGTATCATACGATATATGATGATGCTACTTCAGCCAACTTATACAGATTGCACTGGTATCTCTTTTGGGTGGCAACTCGTGGTATCCAATGTGGTTAGTAGAATTGTTAGTATCATGATACAGAAGCTATATTATGTAATCCTACTTTCGGGACAAAAACCAACCATTGATACATCTGCGATAGGAAATCATTGGGCCCATGTTGTTGGTCTGTCCCCCCCCACAcactcttttctcttttttgcttACGATCCCTAATGCACTGAGACTTGTTGTTTCCGTTTCAATGAAATGGAAATTGGGTGTCGCCcaattcaaaaaaagaagatagaaaATCATATCCCTTCCCCCTAGCTATTAGCCTGCTGCAGCcattgcaagtttgcaacaAGATGAGAGGCTGGGCAAGTGATGATACGTCATGTTTTGACTGGTTGCACGCCATCACTGATTGGAAGTTCATATGCGCCAAGTGAAACTAAACTTTATGTAGGATTGTGAGTCAATGTTTATTGTtgcattctcttttttttatccttGCCGTTAATTTGTTGCAATCTTGTTCGAGTTGTTAATCATGCGTACTCTTAATCTTAAATTTTCACCTGGAATGACAACATTGGTATCTACTTATGTCTTAACAATGTGTTATGAAGATACCACCTTCATGAATCATGAGTTTTTTCCTACATAATTGTGTTGCATAGGGTTTTTATACTACttattaataaaaataaaaattcacAATATCGATCgtgatacggagtactatgGTAGATCTTACGATATATGTTGACAGGAGAAAAAGGTACTTCCTAGTATCCCGATACCCATAACCTTGCTCTATGGAAGACACAATTAtaacttttcctttttctagtTATATTGCCACGCTGGATTTTGGAATGCAGACATGGGTAAAACATAGTCTAGTTTAAATCAATCGGAGAGGCGCGCGTAATGGTACCAGCACCAGAATATTTCGGCGGTCTTACTATATTTAAGTCACCTGATTAGTTAGGGATAAGTCGGATTTAATTAATGCTTTAAGATTCGTAACGAATGCTGAAGAGAGAGGAGTATCACTAATCTGACGGTTTCTGATGCGTTGCTGAGATTTAACCATTTTTCGTAAAAGAAGCAGAGTCAATATCGAGACGTCACGTCCGATGGGTGCCGATTTCTAAAGGCAGGCAGGAACCGGGAGCATCCGGATCGATGGGATCGGGCGAAGGCGGACGGGAGAGCTTTCATGCAGGGTACCTGGGGGTTGTGTATGTGCGCGGCGCGGGGGCCATCCGACTGCGCGCGGCCACACACCACCGGTCGCTTTCTTTCGCCGATCGCAACGCTCCAACCATAGAGtttgccatgccatgccatgtacGTGCGACGCCAATTACACGAAAGCTAACCTAGGTCCCAATTATCTTACCAACCCTAGCCGTGTAGCCGGGTAGGTCACAGTGATCCATCGGTAGCTCTGGCCGGCCGCCTGCAGGCTGCTCGCTGTTGCCCGGCCCAGGGACAATGTTGTACTCGTACATTTGTGGCAAAGAAATTATACTTGGATTTGGATTATTTTGGTATGGTTCTATGATGTAGTCGACGTATTTAGAAGGCTGAATACGATTACTTAAACTGATTGGTCCATTTCAATTTTCATTGGATGGCTAAAGTGGACAGTAGAATGATCGGTCAAAGCGTACTTCTGTAGCTATCGTGGAATTGTGGATACTACTGGTCTTTAATAATGAAGAACAACCGGATCGAACAGGTGTGACCAGCAAAACCTAATGATTTGAAGGCAAACATGTACCGGCATGGCAGCACCCTGCTGTGCGCATGTGTCCCTAGCACGCAGTCCCTATCTTGTGCATTATTTCTGGGCTTATCCTCTTGCAGAAAACGAGCTTTGTGGAACTATTCCTGATAACATGTCTGACCGGAAAATAAACAAGATCTCAAGGTCTTGGCTAAAATAACACTGCATATGCACGAGAAATCTACGGTTTTGCTACTCGTAAATTGCAAGAAATTTTGTGGacgaaaaaatatttttgttatgCAAAAGTAATCTTTTTCATCCCCCACATCAAAATATCCATTTGGTCTCTTATTTTCTTATATTTCGGTCCTCAATTATTAAAACCGGACAATTTGCCTACTCGAAACCTTAATAGAACATGCAGTGGGTGGTTTGAGATGAAAGTTTGTGGCGGGAGAAAATAACCTTGTATCTTGACATTTTAGGATTTAGAAGTAAGCCTTCAATACTGAAACAGAGATGGCAGTAGTCGTTACTTCAAGAGGCAATTGGTGGCAGCGCGTGGTCGGTCACCTCTTTGCCTCATCTATTGTAAAAAAAGTGCTTACCACCTCCTGACACAACAACTAAATCCGTAAAATAATTAAGATACCCCTACAATGTTTTCCATTAAAGATAAGATAAAATTATTTAACATAAAAGTTTTAATTTCATGAGCAGTTTAATATACATTTATCCGTAGCAACACACATTTACCTGATCagtatttcttttgtttcataattcttgtcaaatatAACATGCacctagattttttttatgaatagatacattcattttagGACGAATTAGAGACAAGAATTAATTAACCTACATTGTGGAGTTTAGCCGATATATGACGAGCAAGAAGAAATCGATACGTACGCAGGGCGTTTGATTAGAGACCATAGAATCAGGTTCTTGATTGGGTAGGTCATATCATGTGTCGTCTTCTACGAGTACTATCCACGTCGTCCGTCACTCTGTCGCCAGATTTTTCAAACCCCGAAATTGCTGTCTTTTCGCAATTATGCCGAAAGagtgtgcatgcatggcttgTTGCTTCCCTTGCAAATGAAGTAAACTTTTTCGGCCCGACACGGGGTTCGACGAACACGTGGCCGACGCTGTCACGCAGGCGGCCACGATGCAGTAGAACATGCATACGCGTTGCCCGCAGGTGGCCCGCCCGCCGCAAAGCACAGAGCTTCGAGGTGCCTTGCTTTAATTTGTCTTCTGCCGACTGATTTCAACCTATACTcgcaaacaaaacaaaacaaaacggTTCCTTAATCTTTATGCGGGGCAAGATGTATATGAGACAATGTCAGTACCGCAACGTGAATGCGACCATTTCAGCCGGCGGATATATTTCCACCTATCAACTAGCTCAAGGAACTCAAGTCGGGTCATCCAACCGAGCGTACGTAAATGTCGTACTATCCATCCAACAGGCATGCATCCCTGTCGATCCACAAGTTGACATGCATTCGAAGCGGCGCTGCATGCACGGACCATTTCTTTACtaccagattttttttaggcaaTCAACGGCCGAAGATTCCCCACCTAAATATATTACTTCAAGAGAGTAGAAATTACAGCAGGAATGAGAAATAGTCACGTCACAGACGGGCagctattttcttttcatggcATCTTAGCCTAAAGGACCACAAAGTGATGTCCTGGATTAGTGAACCAATAGCAatgggaggagggagatcttcATTAGAGAAAACCTTTGCATTTTTTGATTTCCAAATGCGCCAAAGTATTGCTAGTAGCATGGAAGGCCACATTTCCTTCGGCAGATCAGCAGGAGGGTGGAGGAACCAAAGATCTTCAAAGTCCAGGTTCACTGGGTTCATGTGGAGTGCATCCCAAAATTGCATCGCCATTGGGCAACAGAAGAAGAGGTGCAGCCGGTCCTCACGGCGCTTGGCAGCGGGCACAGGAGGCAAACGGAAGGAGGGTTTTGTGTAGTAGATTAGCCCTTGTGTTTAGCCTGTCCCGGAAGAGCAGCCAAGCGAAGATCTTCACCTTGTTGGGCACATGTGAATCCCAAATCCACTTAGCGTTCTCGTCTTCAGGAGCCGCGGTGATCGCCAGGTAGGCTCCCCGTGTGAACAGTGGAGATCCATCATTGAGCAGCCGAATGTCCGAGGCTTCAAAGAGAACCACGACCTGCAAAACATTTCGCAAAAGAGCAAGCTCCGCCAGGGCAGCCAAGGTTAGTCTGTTCCGCAAGCCAGCATCAAGCCCCTCATCCAAAATGTGCCTAACAAAAGCATTTGGCTTATGGTGGTGTGAGAAAATGGCAGGAAAAATCTGAGCAAGTGGTTGAGGTAGGATCCAAGAATCTAACCAAAAAAAAGTAGACAAGCCTGATCTAACCTTGCAAGAAGTAAGTGACCTCAGGAGGTCAATATGTTGCATAATAATTTTTGCAAGGTGCGAGGTGGGAGGATTTTGTGAAAAAGTATTTGACCAACAATTGAAGAGCCATTGCTTCCATGGCAGGTGCTCTGAGTGTAGGAAACGGAAGGCAAATTTCTAAAATAAACTCGCATTCTGCCCCGACAGGTTTTTAATTCCCAAACCACCCGCTACTTTATGTATCATACGAAGCGTGGAGTCTGACTTCGCCTAGCCACCATTTATGCAGCGCGGTGCTGAGTCTGACTTCGCCCGATAAATGACAATCAACCGTAGAAACTAACTAGCACTCAAGTACTCAACTTGCAATCCTGGTTTCAGAGAGTTTGATATCTGCAGGCGGTTCTTGCAAAATATCTGAAGAAACAAAGAGCAGCGCACAATCTGGTCACGTCTCGGTATGTAAGAAAGCGTTGAATTTGGAGCGTGTACCGCAGTCGTAGACAATTGCGTACGCCTGGATATATAGATCAATTGGCCGTGCGGCGGAGCTTGTGGCTAGGATTGGTTGTGCCCTAGTTGACATGATTTAAATAGATAAGAGGCAAAGGCCAAGTTAGCCATGTCAGCATTGCCCACGACAAGGAACTCGTGGGATAATTCCATGAGCAATGTGAGCCACATAATGGATCGACGGATGTTGTGTTTGACCTTCTTCTCCGCTGCGCCCCACTTTGCGCTTGGATGGCTCTATGATATGAAAGGGATTGAGATTTGAAAGGTGTTGTTCATCCTGTACATGTACGTCAATGATCTAGGTGTTTTCAGCGCTTTCGGGGACAAAGGGGAGTGGCTACTGGCTATGATTTGTAGCTCCTGCCTGTAAATATGATCCAAAGCTGGGACGTACTACGTACGGTTCTCCAATCTCCCGAGTAGAAATGGGAGTACGCATGCGGGCTGTACTGTCAAGAAAAGTTTGAAGTACGGACGCCTGTTAAGTGCTAACTGCATAACAACGAAAACCTTTCCTTCATTAGCGCTATACGATGTCTCTTCCTTCAAAAATTTTACACGATTTTCCACCTACTCTCTTTTTCAGGGaatcaccttttttttagaatcttttAGCGAATCTAGTGATGGAAGGCGGGTGACCCAACCCTTAGTTCCGGGCCTCCGGCCTTTCGGACGCATGCATATTGACCCAACATGTCACGACATCTGTGTGCGCATGCATCTTGGCCCAATAGGCCAACTCCGAACGGTCCTTGGCATTCCTCGCCAATTATTCATTTGTTGCAACTATTCCATCCGTCAAGCTACAGAAGAAACTCCCGCAttcaggagcaggagcagaaAATTATACGTCCTCCGTTCATCTCCCTTCCAACCCATATTCCAATCCTTTTCCAAATCACCAATCTTCCGATGGTAGAATCAGAGCACTACCAGGAAAGAGGTAAAACCTGAAAAGAGCAGGATCCTGCTCACTGCTACTCCCCTTAATTTACAATCCTTTTCCAAATCACCCATCTTCCGATGGTAGAATCAGAGCACTACAAGGAAAGAGGTAAAACCTGAAAACAGCAGGATCCTGCTCACTGCTACTCCCCTTAATTTACATGTGAAAATGGACCACCCATCTCCTGTAACCAGAACAACCGCCTCTGTGCAGAAACAGTACACGATCCCATATGGCAGTAACGGAAAATTTTGCACCTCTTGtttgtatatgtatgtatgcgTTTGCCAGTTTGCCCCATAAGTTATATAGTTAGCCATCTGGACACACTGACTGAAGTCCATCTGTCGCGCGCCAGCAGGAAAGTACGGTCCAAAGAGAAGCTATTTTCTGTGTCCCTGCGAGCACGGAGAGGATTATTCACCTTTGCCATCCCATTATTATCGCACTGCCACAATGGCACTCTACCCTCCGTCCTGTGGAGAACTGGCAACCTTGCGGCAAAAGACGATGGAGCTACGGGGTGGTGAGCTCTCCTCGGCCGCAGTATCGTATCCGCACCTCTAGCACCGTGCCCCACCTCGTCCTCTTTGTTTTGCAGCAATGCCGTCGTGGTGCCTGAAACATGTGTACCAATACGGATCGAGTAAATCAACGTAGAAGGCATAAAGATTTTTGAGATGCAGGTCGTGTCCTTGGTGCTTACCCGTTTCCACTCATTTTGGCTCATCTTGGGAGCGAACACCTTGACCGTATGGACCGTGGATGCAGCACGGAAGCTGGCCTTGTCGCACTCCTTCTCCGACTTGGGATGGTGCCTCGAGTACTCGCTGACGGTGGCTCGGCCGGTCTCGTTCCGGACACGGctaaggaagaagatggcagGCCGGTAGCACGGGTTGTCCGGGCCAAACAAGGGCCGGGTGTTGAAGACGAAAGGCCCGTTGGCCCAGGTCCGCCAGGTCTTGAACGTCTGCAGCGGCACCTCCAGCTCGTGCGGGGCTACAGCCCACGGGTATACCTGGACCGTGTAGCCCCACGCGATGGACACGGACCAGGTGTAGTCCACCCCGTGCTGGTAGCAGAAGGCCTGCTGCAGCAGCCGGGCCGAGTCGAACCGCGACGCGTCCATCAGCGGCCGGACCGCGCTCAACGCAGTGTGCCCGACTGGGCTGATGGGCTCGATGTGGTCGAGGTGGTGGAGCGAAACCAGCGGCGCCTGCGGATGGGCCGCGAGCATCCCGTACGCGTCACCGCGGATATCCACCTGCGTCCATTACAAAATTGTAAGATAACATGCATTTTCTAAAAGGCATTGAAACGGGCGGCGATCGATTCCCCGTGGCCAGGTCGCGAGAAAGGCACAGGACAAAAGGGAAACCAGACTGGGACACGCCAAAAAAGCAGGATTAAACTTAGAATCGGGGGTAGTGCACGTGTCAGAGACGGCACAGGGCTCAGAAAGGTGAAACGGAAAGTGCTCTCCGCCGCGCGCGGAAAAAGTTATTAACTCTTCTGTTTAACTTTTGTTCTCCGTTTGCTCATGAGCGGATTGCGGCCGTTGCCATCAAACGTTAACTTCGGCTGGTTTGTCAGTGTCAGTgggaaacaaaaacaacactGAGACCCCTGGCGCCGCAGGGTCGTATAGCACCACACAACCATGGCGTTGGCGGTGCGCTCCGGAAAGCGACAGCCTCGGACCAGGACCACCACCCCTCTGTGCGCGAGGCTCGGTGGCCTTTCACATCTTGGACTAAACTGTGGCCTTTGGGCTGGTCAGGAAGGTGGTGCGATGAGCTTTGGCTCGCCGCCGGTAATCGTGCGCACGCCACCACCGCTGTGGCCTACGCCAAAGAAAACCATCACGATAGCTTTGCCTAGAATGCAGTAGATCCTCTCCGGCCAGCGAGACTTTAGGCGACCTAACTGAAGAAATCCATATCTTCTGCACGGCACAGGTAGCCAACACAAtgccagcaacagcaacacaCATGCAACAGGGAGTCCCGGCGTCGTTTGCTTCGGCTTCATCTTTTCTACGGCGGCAGCGACATGTGGAACGTGGCAGAGGCAAAGGAAAGACGAAAAGGTGGTGGTGTGTGGTGCCCGGCAGAGGAAAAGGCAATGGGGGCTGTCGTTTTTGGTTGAGGTGGTGGTTAGCTAGGTCAAGTCGTCCTGTAGGCTGTGGACACTTGGCCTGGTAGACACCCGGGTCACATGGGTTCGACAGAGAGGTGTCGCTGCAAGGACCGGCCGGGCCTGCCTCTGCGCTTCCGGGCTGTCCTGTACCTTCGAATTGTCCGTGCCTCCGCGACTACCCATACACTTTCAGTCGGGTTCTATCCAGTGATTTCTAGAAAAAGGTTGCTCGGGCAACTATTCGTCTTTGCGGCAACTGATAGAAGGTTTTGTGTTCTCCTCTCGATAGACGGAAAGATTCTATCATCCTCTTGATAAAGGAAAGATTCTGAAGGATAGAAAGATCACTTCTGTTGCCTAGCCCAGTAATGTTTtggccctctctctctctctcaaaaaagtAA
This is a stretch of genomic DNA from Brachypodium distachyon strain Bd21 chromosome 1, Brachypodium_distachyon_v3.0, whole genome shotgun sequence. It encodes these proteins:
- the LOC100837302 gene encoding AT-hook motif nuclear-localized protein 22, which encodes MGSMDGHSLHHHGGGGGYTHVAASGPAGSNNDEQQQDDASPPPSGASGGGGGGSAGRRPRGRPPGSKNKPKPPVVVTRESPNAMRSHVLEIASGADIVEAIAAFSRRRQRGVSVLSGSGAVTGVTLRQPAGMAGNGAPAVALRGRFEILSLSGAFLPAPAPPGATGLAVYLAGGQGQVVGGSVMGELLASGPVMVIAATFGNATYERLPLDEASQADAEEAGAVLSGSSEGGGAAQLLEQQGSGGGTAVAHPPMYASVPQPTPTHDMFGQWGQQARPPPPTSF